In the Diachasmimorpha longicaudata isolate KC_UGA_2023 chromosome 1, iyDiaLong2, whole genome shotgun sequence genome, one interval contains:
- the LOC135161413 gene encoding uncharacterized protein LOC135161413 isoform X1 encodes MWHFIGITIVFLVSTSISIEASQDIYSRNNERQQQMINWLEAVKMALAPRDTTWKELKDSLKHLQRRSIIKLGVEDGPSVHRLGSKSPAFVRWSFWPDIESDKIISSIEQHRNHALVLQERRNPSFSPWGGKRDSSAYKPDPKIRRPARVPFNSWGGKRDGEHTDVIKKPFNSWGGKRSLVIGDILRAPASDILRNSWHHSIINSPKSVALQPHDFLMSDFPPMEKKEFFNAGGMAVNRNVPRVAFEPWGGRKRDSDASSEIDITVTPSPYIDCE; translated from the exons ATGTGGCACTTTATCGGGATAACGATTGTTTTCCTCGTCTCAACATCAATCAGTATCGAAGCGTCTCAAGATATATACTCGCGAAACAATGAGAGACAACAACAGATGATCAATTGGTTGGAAGCAGTGAAGATGGCCCTAGCGCCTCGCGATACAA CTTGGAAAGAACTGAAAGATTCTCTGAAACATTTGCAAAGAAGGTCGATTATAAAATTGGGCGTTGAGGATGGTCCATCAGTGCACAGACTGGGCTCAAAGAGTCCCGCATTCGTGAGATGGTCATTCTGGCCGGATATCGAGAGTGATAAG ATTATCAGCTCCATCGAGCAACATCGAAATCACGCTTTGGTCCTCCAGGAACGCAGAAATCCTTCCTTCAGTCCCTGGGGTGGTAAACGTGACTCGAGTGCTTACAAACCTGATCCCAAGATAAGAAGGCCGGCACGAGTACCGTTCAACAGTTGGGGTGGCAAGCGGGATGGTGAACATACAGATGTCATTAAGAAACCATTCAACAGCTGGGGTGGCAAGAGGTCTTTAGTTATCGGGGATATCTTACGTGCACCAGCCAGTGATATCTTGAGAAATTCTTGGCatcattcaattattaataGTCCCAAATCAGTCGCTCTTCAACCCCACGATTTCCTCATGA GTGATTTCCCTCCAATGGAGAAAAAGGAATTCTTTAATGCTGGAGGCATGGCTGTCAATAGGAATGTACCCAGGGTGGCGTTCGAGCCGTGGGGTGGGCGAAAACGCGACAGCGACGCATCGAGCGAGATTGATATAACTGTTACCCCTTCACCTTATATTGATTGTGAATAA
- the LOC135161374 gene encoding TELO2-interacting protein 2-like yields MVNMEELMKEMEGMSITGHSASAHLWKKCIDTFVPQCMSGMDIPCAEKDFQEYRATIDGHLKEICGMFRQFIMESDEAKDREIIRIILMHLIITVGEQSERSPWNTDETPEIAHNIFNDICGLFENSNLSNMLCGSDDKFLTILMILRPKLIKDTWKTYPAAVTCFKWLLNQVEIPGLVKYLSNILPTTLIIFDDFVPENRIIGLQCIDKIIQHSSTHREFVENGYADVIYDAVEKLTHQRDVRYIIPTFTCITHILTAMENNNDPLNRFEWTKRDDVIATLLDNMEMEQDLDLRHAYMTSLPKLLTDLGCAKWLQALIRILEEYCSHHTDLRTLKATLQTAEVILKLFHLRIPAHCTPLYTAFLKLHLDLTETPIFDKEIINSLERCIYTLYQLTPNVGSVIMRDDRIRAIIEDSLLFACTGDTKYCN; encoded by the exons ATGGTGAATATGGAAGAATTGATGAAAGAAATGGAGGGCATGAGTATCACGGGTCATTCAGCATCTGCACATCTCTGGAAAAAATGTATCGATACATTTGTCCCCCAGTGCATGAGTGGAATGGATATACCTTGTGCTGAAAAagattttcaagaatatcgaGCAACAATTGATGGCCATCTGAAAGAAATCTGTGGAATGTTTCGTCAGTTTATCATGGAGTCTGATGAAGCGAAAGACAGAGAAATTATTAGGATTATTTTGATGCACCTAATTATCACTGTTGGTGAGCAGAGTGAAAGAAGCCCTTGGAATACTGATGAAACTCCGGAGATTGctcacaatatttttaatgatatttgtggattatttgaaAACAGCAATTTATCTAATATGCTATGCGGATCTGATGATAAATTCCTGACTATTTTGATGATTCTTAGGCCTAAACTGATTAAGGATACGTGGAAAACTTATCCTGCAGCTGTAACTTGCTTTAAATGGCTGCTAAACCAAGTCGAG ATTCCTGGACTGgtgaaatatttatcgaatATTCTTCCAacaacattaattattttcgacGATTTTGTCCCAGAAAATAGAATTATTGGATTACAATGCATCGACAAAATAATTCAGCATTCATCAACG CACAGAGAATTTGTAGAAAATGGCTACGCTGACGTTATATATGATGCTGTGGAAAAATTGACGCATCAGCGCGATGTAAGATATATCATTCCGACGTTCACTTGTATCACGCATATTTTGACAgcaatggaaaataataatgatccgTTGAACCGATTTGAG TGGACAAAGAGAGATGATGTGATAGCAACACTTCTAGATAATATGGAAATGGAGCAGGATTTGGATTTGCGTCATGCTTACATGACAAGTTTGCCGAAACTTTTAACGGATCTTGGATGTGCCAAATGGTTGCAAGCACTAATTAGGATACTTGAGGAGTACTGCAGTCATCACACAGATTTGAGAACTCTGAAAGCTACTTTGCAG ACTGCAGAAGTTATTCTCAAGCTGTTTCATCTGCGAATTCCAGCTCATTGTACACCGCTCTACACGGCATTCCTCAAGCTCCATTTGGATCTTACCGAAACACCAATTTTCgataaagaaataattaacAGTTTAGAAAGATGTATTTATACTTTATATCAATTGACTCCGAATGTTGGTTCTGTAATTATGCGGGATGATCGTATTCGTGCTATTATTGAGGATAGTCTGCTTTTTGCATGTACTGGTGATACAAAATACTGTAATTAG
- the LOC135161409 gene encoding uncharacterized protein LOC135161409 produces the protein MRIINTLAIIISLSASTRHGSCTPTRIILDGNARDLPASALTAWDPWDTYGGLFSPRTPQFDMYRPTIGHLRNFGNYAMGKNGINRLRVEFSNPLRLTPMSETRCENLDEVKKRSVWMPFGLGTGVRCHRTAREWMLQEPLYVKEPGWIPLDVKGDGNEDTGLNEEDPFILARGKRSAEMIRTDLPSVPLANSSREKREVRRSDAVNINDENDESIKSFYRGLEKYLAARSRYLQPRDKHSDIMDILNEPFFISRGKKFKVKKNDFQGITNLEFHGENSPDKHRPIRDRRGEIVEQLLKDQDPFYIARGKKSTSDISGLLQNWKK, from the exons ATGCGGATTATCAATACATTAgccataattatttcattgagtGCGTCAACCAGG CATGGAAGTTGTACGCCAACACGAATAATACTCGACGGTAACGCGAGGGATCTTCCAGCTTCGGCGTTGACGGCGTGGGACCCTTGGGACACTTATGGAGGACTATTTTCACCACGTACTCCTCAGTTTGACATGTACCGGCCTACGATTGGTCACCTGAGAAACTTCGG TAACTATGCAAtggggaaaaacggtatcaACAGATTGCGGGTTGAATTCAGCAATCCACTTCGGCTGACCCCTATGTCTGAGACAAGATGTGAGAATCTCGACGAGGTAAAGAAACGAAGTGTCTGGATGCCCTTCGGACTCGGCACAGGAGTTAGATGTCATCGGACAGCTCGAGAATGGATGCTTCAAGAGCCCTTGTATGTGAAGGAACCTGGATGGATTCCTCTAGACGTCAAGGGAGATGGTAATGAAGACACAGGTCTCAATGAAGAAGATCCTTTCATACTGGCCAGGGGCAAGCGGTCAGCAGAGATGATTCGAACTGATTTACCCAGCGTACCACTGGCCAATTCTTCGAGAGAGAAACGTGAGGTTCGTCGAAGTGACGCTGTAAACATCAATGACGAGAATGATGAAAGTATCAAGAGCTTCTACAGAGGATTGGAAAAGTATCTGGCTGCTCGCAGCAGATATCTCCAGCCTCGAGACAAGCACTCAGACATTATGGATATCTTGAATGAGCCGTTCTTCATATCACGTGGGAAAAAGTTCAAAGTCAAGAAGAATGATTTTCAGGGAATCACAAATTTAGAATTTCATGGAGAAAATTCACCCGATAAGCATCGCCCCATTCGAGATCGTAGAGGAGAGATCGTGGAGCAGTTGCTCAAGGACCAGGATCCGTTCTACATTGCCAGGGGAAAGAAGTCAACGAGTGATATATCCGGACTTCTCCAGAATTGGAAGAAGTGA
- the LOC135161413 gene encoding uncharacterized protein LOC135161413 isoform X2 — MWHFIGITIVFLVSTSISIEASQDIYSRNNERQQQMINWLEAVKMALAPRDTTWKELKDSLKHLQRRSIIKLGVEDGPSVHRLGSKSPAFVRWSFWPDIESDKERRNPSFSPWGGKRDSSAYKPDPKIRRPARVPFNSWGGKRDGEHTDVIKKPFNSWGGKRSLVIGDILRAPASDILRNSWHHSIINSPKSVALQPHDFLMSDFPPMEKKEFFNAGGMAVNRNVPRVAFEPWGGRKRDSDASSEIDITVTPSPYIDCE, encoded by the exons ATGTGGCACTTTATCGGGATAACGATTGTTTTCCTCGTCTCAACATCAATCAGTATCGAAGCGTCTCAAGATATATACTCGCGAAACAATGAGAGACAACAACAGATGATCAATTGGTTGGAAGCAGTGAAGATGGCCCTAGCGCCTCGCGATACAA CTTGGAAAGAACTGAAAGATTCTCTGAAACATTTGCAAAGAAGGTCGATTATAAAATTGGGCGTTGAGGATGGTCCATCAGTGCACAGACTGGGCTCAAAGAGTCCCGCATTCGTGAGATGGTCATTCTGGCCGGATATCGAGAGTGATAAG GAACGCAGAAATCCTTCCTTCAGTCCCTGGGGTGGTAAACGTGACTCGAGTGCTTACAAACCTGATCCCAAGATAAGAAGGCCGGCACGAGTACCGTTCAACAGTTGGGGTGGCAAGCGGGATGGTGAACATACAGATGTCATTAAGAAACCATTCAACAGCTGGGGTGGCAAGAGGTCTTTAGTTATCGGGGATATCTTACGTGCACCAGCCAGTGATATCTTGAGAAATTCTTGGCatcattcaattattaataGTCCCAAATCAGTCGCTCTTCAACCCCACGATTTCCTCATGA GTGATTTCCCTCCAATGGAGAAAAAGGAATTCTTTAATGCTGGAGGCATGGCTGTCAATAGGAATGTACCCAGGGTGGCGTTCGAGCCGTGGGGTGGGCGAAAACGCGACAGCGACGCATCGAGCGAGATTGATATAACTGTTACCCCTTCACCTTATATTGATTGTGAATAA
- the LOC135161413 gene encoding uncharacterized protein LOC135161413 isoform X3 yields the protein MWHFIGITIVFLVSTSISIEASQDIYSRNNERQQQMINWLEAVKMALAPRDTTWKELKDSLKHLQRRSIIKLGVEDGPSVHRLGSKSPAFVRWSFWPDIESDKIISSIEQHRNHALVLQERRNPSFSPWGGKRDSSAYKPDPKIRRPARVPFNSWGGKRDGEHTDVIKKPFNSWGGKRSLVIGDILRAPASDILRNSWHHSIINSPKSVALQPHDFLMSELISW from the exons ATGTGGCACTTTATCGGGATAACGATTGTTTTCCTCGTCTCAACATCAATCAGTATCGAAGCGTCTCAAGATATATACTCGCGAAACAATGAGAGACAACAACAGATGATCAATTGGTTGGAAGCAGTGAAGATGGCCCTAGCGCCTCGCGATACAA CTTGGAAAGAACTGAAAGATTCTCTGAAACATTTGCAAAGAAGGTCGATTATAAAATTGGGCGTTGAGGATGGTCCATCAGTGCACAGACTGGGCTCAAAGAGTCCCGCATTCGTGAGATGGTCATTCTGGCCGGATATCGAGAGTGATAAG ATTATCAGCTCCATCGAGCAACATCGAAATCACGCTTTGGTCCTCCAGGAACGCAGAAATCCTTCCTTCAGTCCCTGGGGTGGTAAACGTGACTCGAGTGCTTACAAACCTGATCCCAAGATAAGAAGGCCGGCACGAGTACCGTTCAACAGTTGGGGTGGCAAGCGGGATGGTGAACATACAGATGTCATTAAGAAACCATTCAACAGCTGGGGTGGCAAGAGGTCTTTAGTTATCGGGGATATCTTACGTGCACCAGCCAGTGATATCTTGAGAAATTCTTGGCatcattcaattattaataGTCCCAAATCAGTCGCTCTTCAACCCCACGATTTCCTCATGAGTGAGTTAATTAGTTG GTGA